One genomic region from Actinocatenispora thailandica encodes:
- a CDS encoding ATP-binding protein, translating into MAPNWRPPVVPPPAAPAPTGPRLYRSANGRALAGVAAGIAKHLRVPVLAVRIVFVVLLVAYGLGAILYAAFWAVLPVDRSTPPSRRDVGQLSALAALGIGLVTLLGMAGWGGTAFLIGLLAAIVALGVGVIWHQADPDRRRRMEDAGVPDVSKVPVLGTLSGALGDRRSMILRFGGGALLVAVGIIGLVVVTSALAGAQISWTALLNGLLFALLAVLGITVVFGPMLWRSVGALRTEREARIRETERAEIAAMVHDQVLHTLALIQRNSGDAREVARLARGQERSLRNWLYKPTASPAEKLSAALEEASAEVEDTYAIGVDTVVVGDVDVDSDVAALAAAAREAMVNAGKHAGVETISLYAEIEPEQVSVFVRDRGAGFDLATVRDDRHGVQGSIIGRMQRHGGRAEIRSTPGEGTEVRLYLPRRSDEGTNKESGHD; encoded by the coding sequence ATGGCGCCGAACTGGCGGCCGCCGGTGGTTCCGCCCCCGGCCGCTCCGGCACCGACCGGACCCCGGTTGTACCGGTCGGCCAACGGGCGCGCGCTCGCCGGTGTCGCCGCCGGCATCGCCAAGCACCTGCGGGTTCCGGTGCTCGCGGTGCGGATCGTGTTCGTCGTCCTGCTCGTCGCGTACGGGCTGGGCGCCATCCTCTACGCGGCGTTCTGGGCGGTGCTGCCGGTCGACCGCAGCACCCCGCCGAGCCGCCGCGACGTGGGCCAGCTCTCCGCGCTGGCCGCGCTCGGCATCGGCCTGGTCACGCTGCTCGGGATGGCCGGTTGGGGCGGTACCGCGTTCCTGATCGGTCTGCTGGCGGCGATCGTCGCGCTCGGTGTCGGGGTGATCTGGCACCAGGCCGACCCCGACCGGCGGCGCCGGATGGAGGACGCCGGCGTTCCGGACGTGTCGAAGGTGCCGGTGCTCGGCACCCTGAGCGGCGCGCTGGGCGACCGGCGGTCGATGATCCTGCGGTTCGGCGGCGGTGCGCTGCTGGTCGCCGTCGGCATCATCGGCCTGGTCGTGGTCACCTCCGCACTGGCCGGCGCCCAGATCAGCTGGACCGCGCTGTTGAACGGGTTGCTGTTCGCGCTGCTCGCGGTGCTCGGCATCACCGTGGTGTTCGGGCCGATGCTGTGGCGCTCGGTCGGCGCGCTGCGCACCGAGCGGGAGGCCCGGATCCGGGAGACGGAACGGGCCGAGATCGCCGCGATGGTGCACGACCAGGTGCTGCACACGCTCGCGCTGATCCAGCGCAACTCCGGTGACGCGCGGGAGGTGGCGCGGCTCGCCCGCGGGCAGGAACGCAGCCTGCGCAACTGGCTGTACAAGCCGACCGCGTCGCCGGCGGAGAAGCTGTCGGCGGCGCTGGAGGAGGCCTCGGCCGAGGTCGAGGACACGTACGCGATCGGGGTGGACACGGTCGTCGTCGGGGACGTGGACGTCGACTCGGACGTCGCGGCGCTGGCCGCGGCGGCCCGCGAGGCGATGGTGAACGCCGGCAAGCACGCCGGCGTGGAGACCATCTCGCTGTACGCGGAGATCGAGCCCGAGCAGGTCAGCGTCTTCGTCCGGGATCGGGGCGCCGGCTTCGACCTGGCCACCGTGCGGGATGATCGGCATGGGGTGCAGGGCTCCATCATCGGTCGGATGCAACGGCACGGCGGCCGGGCGGAGATCCGCAGCACCCCGGGCGAGGGCACCGAGGTCCGGCTGTACCTGCCGCGCCGGTCCGACGAGGGCACGAACAAGGAGAGCGGGCATGACTGA
- a CDS encoding PspC domain-containing protein has translation MAGEEPAFGTAADESPTTHLGAEPPPAGQFDGGPPPPPPPPPPGGSGAGWADEPPPITGFARRHQLIRPVQGKKVAGVCAGIGRATGTDPVLWRVILTVLVFFGGVGLLAYVVGWLCMPREDDQVAPVESLVGRGRSATSPVLTVLLGVIGIGLVFFVFNSGFRAMVLMMGVAVVVAVVLTRRNQERPTDGDPAAPGSAAPSGATAPSGADRPTPDPAMAAAPAATGAPPTAAGYRVTPNYTVPPTTAQQPGYRPPFAPHGPYGPRTASPLGAGEVPIGGMLPPPPPPPQYRGKPPKPPKQKSILGRLTFFVLCLAIGALAVLAAAGLHVPASAFFALGLVVLGGGLVFGAWRGRARWLIILGCVFALALPIAWVSENAHWEGPSRSREFSPGDHVWVPRSVQGLRPDYTGSVGDATLDLSNVDFAGQHEAVSVHNSVGDVKVLLPPNVDVTVTLEPGLGDATLFGQPVDSPHNKTQERTDLGPDGRGGGILDLRIKDNAGDVEVTR, from the coding sequence GTGGCGGGCGAGGAGCCGGCGTTCGGCACGGCCGCGGACGAGTCGCCGACCACGCACCTCGGCGCCGAGCCGCCGCCGGCCGGCCAGTTCGACGGGGGTCCGCCGCCACCACCGCCACCACCGCCACCAGGCGGGTCCGGTGCCGGCTGGGCGGACGAACCGCCGCCGATCACCGGGTTCGCCCGGCGGCACCAGCTGATCCGGCCGGTACAGGGCAAGAAGGTGGCCGGCGTCTGCGCCGGGATCGGCCGGGCCACCGGCACCGATCCGGTGCTGTGGCGGGTCATCCTCACCGTGCTGGTGTTCTTCGGCGGCGTCGGCCTGCTCGCCTACGTGGTGGGCTGGCTGTGCATGCCGCGCGAGGACGACCAGGTCGCGCCGGTCGAGTCGCTCGTCGGCCGCGGCCGCTCCGCGACGTCGCCGGTGCTCACGGTGCTGCTCGGGGTGATCGGCATCGGGCTGGTGTTCTTCGTGTTCAACAGCGGGTTCCGGGCCATGGTGCTGATGATGGGCGTCGCCGTGGTGGTGGCCGTGGTGTTGACCCGGCGCAACCAGGAGCGCCCCACCGACGGTGACCCGGCCGCACCCGGTTCCGCCGCACCGTCCGGTGCCACGGCGCCGAGCGGCGCGGACCGGCCGACGCCGGATCCGGCGATGGCGGCGGCACCCGCCGCGACCGGCGCCCCGCCGACCGCGGCGGGCTACCGGGTGACGCCCAACTACACGGTCCCGCCGACCACGGCGCAGCAGCCGGGCTACCGGCCGCCGTTCGCGCCGCACGGCCCGTACGGCCCGCGGACCGCGAGCCCGCTCGGCGCCGGCGAGGTGCCGATCGGTGGGATGCTGCCACCGCCGCCACCGCCCCCGCAGTACCGGGGGAAGCCGCCGAAGCCGCCGAAGCAGAAGTCGATCCTGGGCCGGCTGACGTTCTTCGTCCTGTGCCTCGCGATCGGCGCACTCGCGGTGCTCGCCGCGGCCGGGCTGCACGTACCGGCATCGGCGTTCTTCGCGCTCGGTCTGGTGGTGCTGGGCGGCGGCCTGGTGTTCGGCGCCTGGCGCGGCCGGGCCCGCTGGCTGATCATCCTGGGTTGCGTGTTCGCGCTGGCGCTACCGATCGCCTGGGTCTCGGAGAACGCGCACTGGGAAGGGCCGTCGAGGTCCCGGGAGTTCTCCCCCGGCGATCACGTCTGGGTGCCGCGGAGTGTGCAGGGACTGCGGCCCGACTACACCGGTTCGGTCGGCGACGCCACCCTCGATTTGTCCAATGTGGACTTCGCCGGGCAGCACGAGGCGGTCAGCGTGCACAACTCGGTCGGCGACGTGAAGGTCCTGCTGCCGCCGAACGTGGACGTCACGGTGACGCTGGAGCCCGGGCTGGGTGACGCCACGCTGTTCGGCCAGCCGGTGGACAGCCCGCACAACAAGACCCAGGAACGGACCGACCTCGGGCCGGACGGGCGCGGCGGCGGCATCCTGGACCTGCGGATCAAGGACAACGCCGGCGATGTGGAGGTGACCAGGTGA
- a CDS encoding phosphatidylserine decarboxylase, whose product MTTSRTGASRDALPLRTTRPSGRLARALLAELTRHPGPKSALLVGVPAGSPVLAGALDALAAEDHLTVLADAGSIEAPAHVAEVAAGRPDQVEIVDSLADAKPCDVVIVAQPLAGPAAAVAGLLAELRELLAPGGILVVATAARMTDPAAAELSDLTERHGVGSDLLLRHRPALRVHRLRFTPAEPALAERLAPVTRPSSVPLTGGMHLDSNGVAAGVACLGLALLAKRARPSSKLWLVPALAAVPAAAFFRDPQRSTPHDPDAVVAASDGTVLGVEQLHDDKFGVGDGDWLRVAVFLSVLDVHINRAPVAGRVIEVFRETGGYAPAMKAAAEHNVAAYTVLETAHGPVVVAQRTGLVARRIVHRAPVGGLLARGERFGLIRFGSRTDVYLPAGAAEAVVAPGDKVAGGATVIARWQPS is encoded by the coding sequence ATGACCACGAGCCGCACCGGCGCGAGCCGCGACGCGCTGCCGCTGCGCACCACCCGGCCGAGCGGGCGGCTGGCCCGCGCGCTGCTGGCCGAGCTGACCCGCCATCCGGGACCGAAGTCGGCGCTGCTGGTCGGGGTGCCGGCCGGCTCACCGGTGCTGGCCGGCGCGCTGGACGCGCTCGCCGCCGAGGATCACCTGACGGTGCTCGCCGACGCCGGCAGTATCGAGGCGCCGGCACACGTCGCCGAGGTGGCCGCCGGCCGGCCGGACCAGGTGGAGATCGTCGACTCGCTCGCCGACGCGAAGCCGTGTGACGTGGTGATCGTGGCGCAGCCGCTGGCCGGTCCGGCCGCCGCGGTCGCCGGGCTGCTCGCCGAGCTGCGGGAGCTGCTGGCGCCGGGCGGCATCCTGGTGGTGGCCACCGCCGCCCGGATGACCGATCCGGCCGCGGCCGAACTGTCCGATCTGACCGAACGGCACGGTGTCGGCTCCGACCTGCTGCTGCGGCACCGTCCGGCGCTGCGGGTGCACCGGCTGCGGTTCACCCCGGCCGAACCGGCACTCGCCGAGCGGCTGGCACCGGTGACGCGGCCCAGCAGCGTACCGCTGACCGGTGGGATGCACCTGGACTCGAACGGCGTCGCCGCCGGCGTCGCCTGCCTCGGGCTCGCCCTGCTGGCCAAGCGAGCCCGGCCGTCCTCGAAGCTGTGGCTGGTGCCGGCGCTCGCGGCGGTGCCGGCGGCGGCGTTCTTCCGGGACCCGCAGCGCAGCACACCGCACGATCCGGACGCGGTGGTCGCGGCGAGCGACGGCACCGTGCTCGGCGTCGAGCAGCTGCACGACGACAAGTTCGGTGTCGGCGACGGCGACTGGCTGCGCGTCGCGGTCTTCCTGTCCGTGCTGGACGTGCACATCAACCGGGCGCCGGTGGCCGGCCGGGTGATCGAGGTGTTCCGGGAGACCGGCGGCTACGCACCGGCGATGAAGGCGGCGGCCGAGCACAACGTCGCCGCGTACACGGTGCTGGAGACGGCGCACGGGCCGGTCGTGGTGGCCCAGCGGACCGGGCTCGTCGCTCGGCGGATCGTGCACCGGGCGCCGGTCGGCGGGCTGCTGGCCCGGGGCGAGCGGTTCGGGCTGATCCGGTTCGGTTCCCGCACCGACGTGTACCTGCCGGCCGGGGCCGCCGAGGCGGTCGTCGCGCCGGGCGACAAGGTGGCCGGTGGCGCCACCGTCATCGCCCGCTGGCAGCCGAGCTAG
- a CDS encoding FAD-binding oxidoreductase, whose translation MTMQLDGEIVGPGDPAYDELRRTFAHRGRPELIVRCRSARDVAAALDHARTHRLAVSVRGGGHHAAGFGTNDGGLVVDLSPLDAIELLDRDRRLVRIGGGATWGPVSTALAGHGLALSSGDTADVGVGGLLLGGGIGWLARRYGLALDAIVAAEVVTADGSIVRASDTERPDLFWALRGGGGNFGVVTAFELVAQPVTEVVFGSVRFPATSAADVLRQWARHAAAAPDELTTAVNLLPGDAPVTVQACYAGGDPAAARSALRPLLGAAPELSDDLRTMPYPEILADMPGLPPGFRFVLRSAFVRRITPDLIEELVAAAPTTAVNVRGLGGAVARVAPDATAFGYRDSAALVTLALMGDAETVQRATPALAETWRRIEPFTTGTYSNFGTADQPVDAASSYPAPTLRRLAEVKRELDPGNVFRHNYNIAPARP comes from the coding sequence ATGACGATGCAGCTGGACGGGGAGATCGTCGGCCCCGGCGACCCGGCGTACGACGAGCTGCGGCGCACGTTCGCGCACCGCGGGCGGCCGGAACTGATCGTCCGGTGCCGCAGCGCCCGGGACGTCGCCGCCGCCCTCGACCACGCCCGTACCCACCGGCTCGCGGTGTCGGTGCGCGGCGGCGGCCACCACGCGGCCGGCTTCGGTACCAACGACGGCGGGCTGGTCGTCGACCTGTCCCCGCTGGACGCGATCGAACTGCTCGACCGCGACCGGCGGCTGGTCCGCATCGGCGGCGGCGCCACCTGGGGGCCGGTGTCCACGGCGCTCGCCGGGCACGGGCTGGCGCTCAGCTCCGGCGACACCGCTGACGTCGGGGTGGGCGGGCTGCTGCTCGGCGGCGGCATCGGCTGGCTGGCCCGCCGGTACGGGCTGGCGCTCGACGCCATCGTCGCCGCCGAGGTGGTCACCGCGGACGGCTCGATCGTGCGGGCCAGCGACACCGAGCGGCCGGACCTGTTCTGGGCGCTGCGCGGCGGGGGCGGCAACTTCGGCGTGGTGACCGCGTTCGAGCTGGTCGCGCAGCCGGTCACCGAGGTGGTGTTCGGCTCGGTGCGGTTCCCGGCGACGAGCGCCGCCGACGTGCTGCGGCAGTGGGCCCGGCATGCCGCCGCGGCCCCGGACGAGCTGACCACCGCGGTCAACCTGCTGCCCGGCGACGCCCCGGTGACGGTACAGGCCTGTTACGCCGGCGGTGACCCGGCAGCGGCGCGATCGGCGCTGCGCCCGCTGCTCGGCGCCGCACCGGAGCTGTCCGACGACCTGCGCACCATGCCGTACCCGGAGATCCTCGCCGACATGCCTGGCCTGCCGCCCGGATTCCGGTTCGTACTGCGCAGCGCGTTCGTTCGCCGGATCACGCCGGACCTGATCGAGGAGCTGGTCGCCGCGGCGCCGACGACGGCGGTGAACGTGCGCGGCCTCGGCGGCGCGGTGGCCCGGGTGGCACCGGACGCCACGGCGTTCGGGTACCGGGACAGCGCGGCCCTGGTCACCCTCGCGCTGATGGGCGACGCGGAGACGGTGCAGCGGGCCACCCCGGCGTTGGCCGAGACGTGGCGCCGGATCGAGCCGTTCACCACCGGTACCTACTCGAACTTCGGCACCGCCGACCAGCCCGTCGACGCCGCCTCGAGCTACCCGGCGCCGACGCTCCGGCGGCTGGCGGAGGTGAAGCGGGAACTCGACCCGGGCAACGTGTTCCGGCACAACTACAACATCGCCCCGGCCCGGCCCTGA
- a CDS encoding nitroreductase/quinone reductase family protein translates to MNTTPLRTSAGTRRARSPGHPRTTVKDRLFHLSTALHRRIFRATRGRVLGRAMGMPVAELVTVGRRTGRERGTMLAVPVLDADRVVLVASFGGDDRNPAWFLNLRTNPSARVTVAGSTRRVTARTATGAERAELWSRIVERYAGYARYQQRTERELPIVVLESGRQA, encoded by the coding sequence ATGAACACGACACCGCTGCGGACATCGGCCGGCACCCGCCGGGCACGCTCGCCGGGGCACCCGCGTACCACCGTCAAGGACCGACTGTTCCATCTCTCGACCGCGCTGCACCGGCGGATCTTCCGGGCCACCAGGGGCCGGGTCCTCGGCCGCGCGATGGGCATGCCGGTCGCCGAACTCGTCACCGTCGGCCGCCGTACCGGCCGGGAACGCGGCACGATGCTGGCGGTCCCGGTCCTGGACGCCGACCGGGTGGTGCTGGTCGCGTCGTTCGGCGGTGACGACCGGAATCCGGCCTGGTTCCTCAACCTCCGCACCAACCCCTCGGCGCGGGTCACCGTCGCCGGGTCGACCCGCCGGGTGACCGCGCGGACCGCGACCGGCGCCGAACGCGCCGAGCTGTGGTCGCGCATCGTCGAGCGCTACGCCGGCTACGCGCGCTACCAGCAGCGCACCGAGCGGGAACTTCCGATCGTCGTACTCGAAAGCGGGAGGCAGGCATGA
- a CDS encoding sensor histidine kinase, translating to MSPTGAAGRRGQEAALVLAVAAVATVAALIAPPGRTALDALGYALPVLASASLLARHRLPGTVVVLTTVCIAVYFDFDYPGYGISLPLLVALFSAVRAGGRWIALVPVAALALSAVVWVLAGQSVRQASQSAFLLLGWIVAATAMGAARRQFQANLRQLEERAADAERTREETAHRRAAEERLRIARELHDSLTHSISVIAMQAGVAVHLANKRGEPVPEALTAIQDAGRDANRELRATLGALRTDATEPGNGLDTLPDLVGRSVAAGLPVTLHRDVTAGQVPAAVDRAAYRIVQEALTNTGRHARASAATVEIRRLPDSLVVQVTDDGCATPDAPPNPGIGLLGMRERVTALGGTLSAAPRPDGGFAVRAELPLREPA from the coding sequence ATGAGTCCCACGGGTGCCGCCGGCCGGCGCGGCCAGGAGGCCGCCCTGGTGCTCGCGGTCGCGGCGGTGGCGACGGTGGCGGCGCTGATCGCCCCGCCCGGCCGCACCGCGCTGGACGCGCTGGGCTACGCGCTGCCGGTACTGGCCTCGGCGAGCCTGCTGGCCCGGCACCGGCTGCCGGGCACGGTCGTGGTGCTCACGACCGTGTGCATCGCGGTCTACTTCGACTTCGACTACCCCGGGTACGGCATCTCGCTGCCGCTGCTGGTCGCGCTGTTCTCCGCGGTACGGGCCGGCGGGCGCTGGATCGCGCTGGTGCCGGTGGCCGCGCTGGCACTGAGCGCGGTGGTCTGGGTGCTCGCCGGCCAGTCCGTACGGCAGGCCTCGCAGTCCGCGTTCCTGCTGCTCGGGTGGATCGTGGCGGCCACCGCGATGGGCGCCGCGCGCCGGCAGTTCCAGGCGAACCTGCGGCAGCTGGAGGAGCGGGCCGCGGACGCGGAACGTACCCGCGAGGAGACCGCCCACCGCCGCGCCGCGGAGGAGCGGCTGCGCATCGCGCGCGAACTGCACGACTCGCTGACCCACAGCATCTCGGTGATCGCCATGCAGGCCGGGGTGGCGGTGCACCTGGCCAACAAGCGCGGCGAGCCGGTACCGGAGGCGCTGACCGCGATCCAGGACGCCGGCCGGGACGCCAACCGGGAGCTGCGCGCCACCCTCGGCGCGCTGCGTACCGACGCGACGGAGCCGGGCAACGGCCTGGACACGCTGCCCGACCTGGTGGGCCGCTCGGTGGCGGCCGGGTTGCCGGTCACGCTGCACCGGGACGTCACGGCCGGGCAGGTGCCGGCCGCGGTGGACCGTGCCGCGTACCGGATCGTGCAGGAGGCGCTGACCAACACCGGGCGGCACGCGCGGGCGTCGGCGGCGACCGTCGAGATCCGGCGGCTGCCGGACAGCCTGGTCGTGCAGGTGACCGACGACGGTTGCGCCACCCCGGATGCGCCTCCGAACCCCGGGATCGGGCTGCTCGGCATGCGGGAGCGGGTGACCGCGCTGGGCGGCACCCTGTCGGCCGCGCCGCGCCCGGACGGTGGCTTCGCGGTGCGCGCCGAGCTGCCGCTGCGGGAGCCGGCATGA
- a CDS encoding response regulator codes for MIRILLVDDQALIRGGLRALLSAEDDIEVVAEAANGSEGVARATEHVPDVALVDVQMPVLDGIEATRRIVADPRLAAVRVVILTNYGLDEYVFTALRAGASGFLLKDTEPAELLTAVRVAARGDALLSPAITRRLIAEFVSRPADALPAEGLGVLTNREREVVTLVAYGLSNDEIAARMVISPATAKTHVSRAMTKLGARDRAQLVVFAYQSGLVAV; via the coding sequence ATGATCCGGATACTGCTGGTCGACGACCAGGCGCTGATCCGGGGCGGCCTGCGGGCGCTGCTGTCCGCCGAGGACGACATCGAGGTGGTGGCGGAGGCGGCGAACGGCAGCGAGGGCGTCGCGCGGGCCACCGAGCACGTACCGGACGTGGCCCTGGTCGACGTGCAGATGCCGGTGCTGGACGGGATCGAGGCGACCCGCCGGATCGTCGCCGACCCGCGGCTCGCCGCGGTGCGCGTGGTGATCCTGACCAACTACGGCCTGGACGAGTACGTCTTCACCGCGCTGCGCGCGGGCGCGAGCGGGTTCCTGCTCAAGGACACCGAGCCGGCCGAGCTGCTGACCGCGGTGCGGGTCGCGGCCCGCGGCGACGCCCTGCTGTCACCGGCGATCACCCGCCGACTGATCGCCGAGTTCGTCTCCCGGCCGGCCGACGCGTTGCCGGCCGAGGGGCTGGGTGTGCTCACCAACCGGGAACGCGAGGTGGTGACGCTGGTGGCGTACGGGCTGAGCAACGACGAGATCGCCGCCCGAATGGTGATCAGTCCGGCGACGGCGAAGACGCACGTGAGCCGGGCGATGACCAAGCTCGGCGCCCGGGACCGCGCGCAGCTCGTCGTCTTCGCGTACCAGTCGGGTCTGGTCGCCGTCTGA
- a CDS encoding CDP-alcohol phosphatidyltransferase family protein yields MRRGGSLARRVLVGQRSYEPTATIRRPDDAPRDGQHRTIGTIVPPRPEAAALALPPVPVEPGFESTAPRVPRLLPGEHTLRRRVGFLLANGCTVASLLLGVTSIFLAIAGDLRIGALCLVGCVVFDGLDGGVARAFGVSSPFGAQMDSMADMCSFGIAAPVLVFRWLSDDTPLYVLGPACALIAVCAAIRLARFNVSPKDGCYFSGIPTTIVACILALGCLLHPHHGAPIVASIAVLALLMVTTFPYAKLAQLRRLPLWLAIVPVAGALLDLSTTFLALVAIYLLSGPAIWLLRRRRTASPA; encoded by the coding sequence CTGCGCCGCGGCGGCTCGCTGGCCCGGCGAGTGCTCGTCGGGCAGCGCTCGTACGAGCCGACCGCCACGATCCGGCGGCCGGACGACGCGCCCCGCGACGGCCAGCACCGCACCATCGGCACGATCGTGCCGCCGCGCCCCGAGGCGGCCGCGCTGGCGCTCCCGCCGGTACCGGTCGAGCCCGGGTTCGAGTCGACCGCGCCGCGGGTGCCGCGGCTGCTGCCGGGCGAGCACACCCTGCGCCGCCGGGTCGGTTTCCTGCTCGCCAACGGCTGCACCGTGGCGAGCCTGCTGCTCGGGGTCACCTCGATCTTCCTGGCCATCGCCGGCGACCTGCGGATCGGGGCGCTCTGCCTGGTCGGCTGCGTCGTCTTCGACGGGCTGGACGGCGGTGTCGCCCGCGCGTTCGGCGTGTCCAGCCCGTTCGGCGCGCAGATGGACTCGATGGCCGACATGTGCTCGTTCGGCATCGCCGCACCGGTGCTGGTGTTCCGCTGGCTGTCCGACGACACCCCGCTGTACGTGCTGGGGCCGGCCTGCGCGCTGATCGCGGTCTGCGCCGCCATCCGGCTCGCCCGGTTCAACGTGTCGCCGAAGGACGGCTGCTACTTCTCCGGCATCCCCACCACGATCGTCGCGTGCATCCTGGCGCTCGGCTGCCTGCTGCACCCGCACCACGGCGCGCCCATCGTGGCCAGCATCGCGGTGCTGGCGCTGCTGATGGTCACCACCTTCCCGTACGCGAAGCTGGCCCAGCTACGGCGGCTGCCGCTGTGGCTCGCCATCGTCCCGGTCGCCGGCGCGCTGCTCGACCTGAGTACCACGTTCCTCGCGCTGGTGGCGATCTACCTGCTGTCCGGCCCGGCCATCTGGCTGCTGCGGCGTCGGCGCACCGCCAGCCCGGCCTGA
- a CDS encoding NUDIX hydrolase — MQARRIGAYGVLTDGAGRVLLTRSSALSDVVGTWYLPGGGVEHGEAPADTVVREVAEETGLRVAVTGVRDVVSDVLAIPARGQRLHTDRVLYDLRLLGGALRAEPSGTTDLVRWVAPDELPALRLMPFVARALGQPVRAPWVRPDLPPAEPAPAPGGSPRGQRFAAYAVATDPAGRLLLTRISPGYPGAGRWHLPGGGVDHGEQPGQGLLRELREETDQLGVLGELLDVSSHRDPAALGPEGYPMDWHAVRVLYRVQVPEPTRPRVMDPDNSTDAAEWFSPARIADQAVTDVVRRALEALPSSR, encoded by the coding sequence GTGCAGGCTCGACGAATCGGCGCGTACGGAGTGCTCACGGACGGCGCGGGTCGGGTGCTGTTGACCCGTTCGTCCGCGCTGTCCGACGTCGTCGGCACCTGGTACCTGCCGGGCGGCGGCGTCGAGCACGGCGAGGCCCCGGCCGACACGGTGGTACGGGAGGTCGCCGAGGAGACCGGCCTGCGGGTCGCGGTGACCGGGGTGCGCGACGTGGTGTCCGACGTGCTGGCCATCCCGGCCCGCGGCCAGCGGTTGCACACCGACCGGGTGCTGTACGACCTGCGGCTGCTCGGCGGTGCACTGCGCGCCGAACCGTCCGGCACCACCGACCTGGTGCGCTGGGTGGCGCCGGACGAGCTTCCGGCGCTGCGGCTGATGCCGTTCGTGGCCCGGGCGCTGGGGCAACCGGTCCGGGCCCCGTGGGTACGGCCGGATCTGCCGCCGGCCGAGCCGGCGCCGGCGCCGGGCGGGTCGCCGCGGGGCCAGCGGTTCGCCGCCTACGCGGTGGCCACCGACCCGGCCGGCCGGCTGCTGCTGACCCGCATCTCGCCCGGGTACCCGGGCGCCGGCCGCTGGCATCTGCCCGGCGGCGGTGTCGACCACGGCGAGCAGCCCGGCCAGGGGCTGCTGCGGGAACTGCGCGAGGAGACCGATCAGCTCGGCGTGCTGGGGGAGCTGCTCGACGTGTCCAGCCACCGCGATCCGGCCGCGCTCGGGCCGGAGGGGTATCCCATGGACTGGCACGCGGTGCGCGTACTGTATCGGGTCCAGGTGCCGGAACCGACCCGACCCAGGGTGATGGACCCGGACAACTCGACCGACGCGGCCGAGTGGTTCAGTCCGGCACGGATCGCCGACCAGGCGGTCACCGATGTGGTACGACGAGCACTCGAAGCACTTCCGTCGTCACGCTGA
- a CDS encoding PspC domain-containing protein, translating into MTTQTDTTYRRLLRSRTDRKVVGVCGGLGEYFDVDPTLVRIAVVLGALFTGGTLVIAYLAAALFIPES; encoded by the coding sequence ATGACGACACAGACCGACACGACCTATCGGCGACTGCTGCGCAGCCGTACCGACCGGAAGGTGGTCGGCGTCTGCGGTGGCCTCGGCGAGTACTTCGACGTCGACCCGACGCTGGTCCGCATCGCGGTGGTACTGGGCGCGCTGTTCACCGGCGGCACCCTGGTCATCGCGTACCTGGCGGCGGCGCTGTTCATCCCGGAGAGCTGA